Proteins from a genomic interval of Yarrowia lipolytica chromosome 1E, complete sequence:
- a CDS encoding uncharacterized protein (Compare to YALI0E18524g, similar to Saccharomyces cerevisiae HSL7 (YBR133C); ancestral locus Anc_3.399, weakly similar to uniprot|P38274 Saccharomyces cerevisiae YBR133c HSL7 adapter in a regulatory pathway that relieves tyrosine phosphorylation of CDC28 singleton): protein MMTNQPGQSPDPLFFQPHLRKHGPSHNGRLVFPHKHELHACKSPSGADHAGSSPGQPSGCTSPPVQAALRFESKIQGLLKRQCPILLLHARSTMERKASAASSVFSTASRGGGGMSSPDVAQSGGSGASGADTTPDSEAPDQPEPCFIGINMPSADGHSSQLIVDCALEQGYDMITATITNTHYRTKVEQSITAGQLTVPPPSLDDVTIMPGGSHVHSTVVLASAWIELDAKNEATAAMSLQVLKHELAYASYCGVAFAIIPGPKSRKNVATYAHAVAAALRHSPCIQVAIHLPFAEADATQSSPHLGGHARKPSQMSDPLSIWEVWHSVRTMAGYPSSLSVALQLPRALPPLHVIDRWMAEPISFVCVSAGSFIPNPKGYPVFSKSLQQLLLRCLKLKPLTLLQEDAMAAEKFRGGEQAFLIYLRYIYARRPSPSALEKFSDGYHDFLQAPLQPLADNLENGTYEAFEQDPVKYTLYEEAIGKALVHLVREKKSATGTFMVCVAGAGRGPLVDRTIAAATTTKTQVKIVAVEKNPAAYVQLMQRNNDVWNAQGHRVEVIMSDMRTYESRSEQFFDLIISELLGSFGDNELSPESLDPIQRLLHPTRGIMIPQSYTAFAAPALSPKLYNSVLSGGPTPAQGPQQGSGGTTSSPNNSFNTPYVVMLKQVDILAQAKPLWSFAHPGNPAAFSKENIHNTRFSKTSFEIPAKACVHGIAGYFEAVLFQDVSLSTVPHTRHKSPDMLSWFPIWFPLKTPMNVPDHSEADLCFWRKTDGKVVWYEWAAETFFKPLQSGPRMRLSCSEIHNVGRESVMRL, encoded by the coding sequence ATGATGACTAATCAACCCGGCCAAAGCCCAGATCCACTCTTTTTTCAGCCCCATCTTCGAAAACACGGTCCAAGCCACAACGGCCGTCTTGTATTCCCCCACAAACACGAACTTCACGCGTGCAAATCTCCATCCGGTGCCGATCATGCGGGGTCGTCTCCCGGGCAACCCTCTGGATGCACCTCACCACCTGTACAGGCTGCACTAAGATTTGAGTCCAAAATTCAGGGGCTTTTGAAAAGACAGTGTCCTATACTGCTTTTACACGCGCGATCTACGATGGAACGAAAAGCTAGCGCCGCCAGCAGTGTTTTTTCGACCGCCagcagaggaggaggggggaTGTCGTCGCCGGACGTGGCCCAGAGCGGCGGGTCTGGAGCCAGTGGAGCTGACACCACTCCTGATTCGGAGGCGCCTGATCAGCCCGAACCATGCTTCATTGGAATCAACATGCCCAGTGCCGACGGCCACTCGTCGCAGCTCATTGTCGACTGTGCGCTGGAGCAGGGCTACGACATGATCACcgccaccatcaccaacacccATTACCGAACCAAGGTGGAGCAGAGCATCACTGCCGGACAGCTGACTGTGCCTCCCCCGTCTCTGGACGATGTGACCATCATGCCGGGAGGCTCGCATGTACACTCGACGGTGGTTCTGGCCAGCGCATGGATCGAGCTGGACGCCAAAAACGAAGCCACCGCCGCAATGTCTCTCCAGGTGCTCAAGCATGAGCTGGCCTACGCCTCCTACTGTGGAGTGGCCTTTGCCATCATTCCGGGCCCCAAGAGCCGCAAAAACGTGGCCACCTACGCCCATGCCGTCGCAGCCGCCCTCAGACACTCTCCCTGCATCCAGGTGGCCATTCATCTGCCATTTGCCGAGGCTGACGCAACCCAGAGTAGCCCCCATCTAGGCGGACATGCTCGAAAACCGTCGCAGATGTCAGATCCACTATCCATATGGGAAGTCTGGCACTCAGTGCGCACCATGGCCGGCTATCCGTCATCCTTATCGGTGGCTCTACAGCTCCCCAGAGCTCTACCTCCGCTACACGTGATAGATAGATGGATGGCAGAACCCATCTCTTTCGTCTGCGTGTCAGCAGGCTCCTTTATtcccaaccccaagggCTACCCAGTGTTCAGTAAGTCGCTACAACAACTTTTGCTACGATGTCTCAAGCTCAAACCTCTGACTTTGCTCCAGGAAGACGCGATGGCAGCTGAAAAGTTCCGAGGAGGGGAACAGGCCTTTCTCATATACCTGAGATATATTTACGCGCGTCGACCGAGTCCGTCGGCACTCGAAAAGTTCTCAGACGGATACCACGACTTTCTGCAGGCGCCTCTGCAACCTCTCGCAGACAATCTCGAAAATGGCACATACGAGGCGTTTGAACAGGACCCAGTCAAATACACGCTGTACGAGGAGGCGATAGGGAAGGCCCTAGTACATCTTGTGCGAGAAAAGAAGAGCGCAACAGGCACTTTTATGGTTTGTGTGGCTGGTGCCGGAAGAGGTCCCCTGGTCGACCGTActattgctgctgccacgACTACAAAGACGCAGGTGAAGATTGTAGcagtggagaagaacccTGCAGCCTATGTTCAGCTCATGCAACGCAACAACGACGTCTGGAACGCCCAGGGTCACCGTGTGGAAGTGATCATGTCCGACATGCGCACCTACGAAAGCCGGTCCGAGCAATTCTTTGACCTCATCATTTCGGAGCTTCTTGGCTCGTTTGGAGACAATGAACTCTCTCCCGAGTCCCTCGATCCCATCCAGAGACTCTTGCATCCCACCAGAGGCATAATGATCCCTCAGTCATACACTGCATTTGCTGCTCCAGCATTGTCTCCGAAACTGTACAACTCTGTGCTCTCTGGTGGTCCCACACCCGCCCAGGGCCCTCAACAGGGATCTGGAGGCACTACGAGTTCGCCCAATAACTCTTTCAATACCCCCTACGTGGTTATGCTCAAGCAGGTGGATATTTTGGCACAAGCCAAACCTCTGTGGTCGTTTGCACACCCCGGAAACCCTGCTGCGTTCAGCAAAGAAAATATCCACAATACGCGTTTCTCGAAGACATCGTTCGAGATCCCAGCCAAGGCATGTGTGCATGGAATTGCTGGCTACTTTGAGGCTGTTCTCTTCCAGGACGTGTCCCTGTCTACTGTTCCGCATACCAGACACAAGTCTCCAGACATGTTGTCGTGGTTCCCCATTTGGTTTCCGTTGAAGACTCCGATGAACGTGCCCGATCATTCTGAAGCTGACCTTTGCTTCTGGCGAAAGACCGACGGAAAGGTCGTGTGGTACGAGTGGGCGGCAGAGACGTTCTTCAAGCCGCTCCAGAGCGGCCCTCGAATGCGACTGTCATGCTCTGAGATACATAATGTGGGGAGGGAGAGTGTCATGAGACTGTAG
- a CDS encoding uncharacterized protein (Compare to YALI0E18546g, similar to Saccharomyces cerevisiae HSP42 (YDR171W); ancestral locus Anc_8.369, some similarities with uniprot|Q12329 Saccharomyces cerevisiae YDR171w HSP42) has protein sequence MSFVMPDYAETDLAHSPPATPLPHSHTDPFAPPVDIYDLGNMYIVVTSLPAVRSADLETAYDADSNSLTISGHYTNPFAHLSDCLMVGERHNGSFQRTVRFPPTVKIDPQKVKMHMANGILEMHLMKQRDALK, from the coding sequence ATGTCCTTTGTAATGCCCGACTATGCCGAAACAGACCTGGCCCACTCGCCACCAGCTACTCCTCTCCCACACTCCCATACTGACCCATTCGCGCCACCAGTCGACATCTACGACCTGGGAAACATGTACATTGTGGTGACAAGTCTGCCGGCGGTGCGGTCGGCGGACCTGGAAACCGCCTACGACGCAGACTCCAACAGCCTGACCATCAGTGGCCACTACACCAACCCCTTTGCACATCTGTCCGACTGTCTCATGGTGGGAGAACGACACAACGGCTCCTTCCAGAGAACGGTGCGGTTTCCGCCAACGGTCAAAATCGACCCGCAAAAGGTCAAAATGCACATGGCCAACGGGATTCTTGAAATGCACTTGATGAAACAGCGGGACGCACTCAAGTGA